Proteins encoded within one genomic window of Thermococcus celer Vu 13 = JCM 8558:
- a CDS encoding peptide transporter has protein sequence MVKTKVKEKRAEDKKRKKKDGNPSLSKYYDRFKAYGLPLIALLLAYWGFRIRNITSNYKTFLDPDTFFHYEMYKQAITHWIPKYFAYANPPTGIKAGGYLGLYTVQAAFYKMVSVFGYSQLGAFKLWPPFVGAVTILTAYFVGKKLHSDWAGLWTAAFMAFSYANFSKTYSGNNRGEGPFMMFFFLTVFLLMAYLDEKDWNPKKITSGFFFLVTSLLYMAVWTGSTFGVSILLLFAGTTVLVYFIFGQMESLKRFTLDFFPLFGLSLLLGWGLSYTGFIGIKWFLLFAIEVFVALTVLAGIMLYGERFGLNYSDKKHRFAVVTAIAIAGFLGFYAYLGSDLTKFLGAATQSNPLYQTVAELAKTNWKTIASYYSVKSKDAMVFILSLLGFAIVGLRFVRKLARNDPTGHKEIFLVAYYLGSLYLLLLAVRFVFQASGAILLLAGVGVGEIFIFVEEMRESVTTKALYAILLMLLFVPLPLISAQYMGIMARSTAKAQGSVPSDWVETLNWLKNNSNPLDSATSWWDYGYWIESSLLSHRRSATDGGHAYDRRYIVADFFSHYGNESEQDFEAWELNYLITWQQDIYKFNAISYLGGAITYGEYKNNPMFQVLPAQYIQYANESGKTVVYINTGNHAYQPALTIDLTRGRIIQGRGDIPYVLYIFSGYGLLAYQKIAFSNFVRLAFRIPFSFEQWDAQKLFANFKLVHASGGVSIYKFRPFAVYRIDRFENGTWKAFYSTLSGGKLPLGEQRLRLWISAFGRDVKNATLIFEAYNGSVIVKREVLAENLNMDHLNETPVEVNLTVPNATSYRFVLVQDGPVGVLDGPVYVNGKDVSPSYVLGEGKSGELKLTAAFREERVVDLYLRASVVYYVAPNGKDIYQEKFYLEPHQDIIAYVPVKKAINVKAGDNEITVEASMPEGVFENYINQLYEKYGKDKVVIVRKRVEPVFITEKGYVVWEG, from the coding sequence ATGGTGAAGACGAAGGTTAAGGAGAAAAGAGCGGAAGATAAGAAACGGAAGAAAAAAGACGGGAATCCCTCCCTTTCCAAATACTACGATAGGTTCAAGGCCTACGGCCTGCCGCTTATAGCCCTGCTCCTCGCCTACTGGGGGTTCAGGATAAGGAACATCACCTCGAACTACAAAACCTTCCTCGATCCCGACACGTTCTTCCACTACGAGATGTATAAGCAGGCGATAACCCACTGGATTCCGAAGTACTTCGCCTACGCCAACCCGCCGACCGGGATAAAGGCGGGCGGTTACCTCGGTCTCTACACGGTTCAGGCGGCGTTCTACAAGATGGTCTCGGTCTTCGGTTACAGCCAGCTTGGGGCCTTCAAGCTCTGGCCGCCCTTCGTGGGAGCGGTAACCATACTAACGGCCTACTTCGTCGGAAAGAAGCTCCACTCGGACTGGGCGGGTCTCTGGACTGCGGCCTTCATGGCCTTCTCCTACGCCAACTTCAGCAAGACCTACTCGGGCAACAACCGTGGTGAGGGGCCGTTCATGATGTTCTTCTTCCTCACGGTCTTCCTGCTCATGGCCTACCTCGACGAGAAGGATTGGAACCCGAAGAAGATAACCAGCGGCTTTTTCTTCCTCGTGACGAGCCTCCTGTACATGGCGGTCTGGACGGGAAGCACCTTCGGCGTCAGCATACTGCTCCTCTTCGCCGGAACCACGGTGCTCGTGTACTTCATCTTCGGCCAGATGGAATCTCTGAAGCGCTTCACCCTGGACTTCTTCCCGCTCTTCGGCCTCTCGCTCCTCCTCGGCTGGGGCCTCTCCTACACAGGCTTCATCGGCATAAAGTGGTTCCTCCTCTTCGCCATCGAGGTCTTCGTGGCTCTGACCGTCTTAGCTGGGATAATGCTCTACGGCGAAAGGTTCGGCCTCAACTACTCCGACAAGAAGCACCGCTTTGCGGTCGTTACCGCGATAGCCATCGCGGGCTTCCTGGGCTTCTACGCCTACCTCGGGAGTGACCTCACGAAGTTCCTTGGAGCCGCCACCCAGTCGAACCCCCTCTACCAGACGGTAGCCGAGCTCGCGAAGACGAACTGGAAGACGATAGCCTCTTACTACAGCGTCAAGAGCAAGGACGCCATGGTCTTCATCCTCTCGCTGCTCGGCTTCGCCATAGTGGGGCTCAGGTTCGTGAGGAAGCTCGCCAGGAACGACCCAACAGGACACAAGGAGATATTCCTGGTTGCCTACTACCTCGGTTCCCTCTACCTCCTCCTCTTGGCCGTCCGTTTTGTGTTCCAGGCCTCCGGGGCGATACTCCTCCTGGCCGGAGTTGGGGTTGGGGAGATATTCATCTTCGTTGAGGAGATGAGGGAGAGCGTCACCACGAAGGCCCTCTACGCGATCCTTCTGATGCTCCTCTTCGTGCCGCTTCCCCTGATAAGCGCCCAGTACATGGGGATCATGGCCCGGAGCACCGCGAAGGCCCAGGGCTCCGTTCCATCCGACTGGGTGGAGACGCTCAACTGGCTCAAGAACAACAGCAACCCTCTCGATAGCGCGACCAGCTGGTGGGACTACGGCTACTGGATAGAGAGCTCGCTCCTGAGCCACAGGAGGAGCGCCACGGACGGCGGCCACGCCTACGACAGGCGTTACATAGTCGCGGACTTCTTCTCGCATTACGGCAACGAGAGCGAGCAGGACTTCGAGGCCTGGGAGTTGAACTACCTGATAACCTGGCAGCAGGACATCTACAAGTTCAACGCCATAAGCTACCTCGGCGGCGCGATAACCTACGGGGAGTACAAGAACAACCCGATGTTCCAGGTTCTCCCGGCGCAGTACATCCAGTACGCAAACGAGAGTGGGAAGACGGTGGTTTATATAAACACGGGAAATCACGCCTACCAGCCGGCCCTCACCATCGACCTCACGCGGGGCAGGATAATACAGGGTCGCGGCGACATCCCCTACGTCCTCTACATCTTTAGTGGGTACGGTCTGCTGGCCTACCAGAAGATAGCCTTCAGCAACTTCGTCAGGCTGGCGTTCAGGATACCCTTCTCCTTCGAGCAGTGGGACGCCCAGAAGCTCTTCGCCAACTTCAAACTCGTCCATGCCTCGGGCGGCGTCTCAATCTATAAGTTCAGGCCCTTCGCGGTTTACAGGATAGACAGGTTTGAGAACGGCACCTGGAAGGCCTTCTACAGCACTCTAAGCGGCGGGAAACTGCCCCTTGGGGAGCAGAGGCTGAGGCTCTGGATCTCGGCATTTGGAAGGGACGTTAAGAACGCCACGCTCATCTTCGAGGCCTACAACGGCAGCGTCATCGTGAAGAGGGAGGTTCTGGCCGAGAACCTCAACATGGACCACCTGAACGAGACGCCCGTCGAGGTCAACCTGACGGTGCCCAACGCCACGAGCTACCGCTTCGTTCTCGTCCAGGACGGCCCGGTTGGGGTTTTGGACGGACCCGTTTACGTCAACGGAAAGGACGTCAGCCCCAGCTACGTCCTCGGCGAGGGGAAGAGCGGCGAGCTCAAGCTCACTGCAGCCTTCAGGGAGGAGCGCGTGGTTGATCTCTACCTGCGGGCGAGCGTCGTCTACTACGTCGCGCCCAACGGCAAGGACATCTATCAAGAGAAGTTCTACCTCGAGCCCCATCAGGACATCATCGCCTACGTTCCGGTAAAGAAGGCCATAAACGTCAAGGCCGGCGACAACGAGATAACGGTCGAGGCCTCGATGCCGGAGGGTGTCTTCGAGAACTACATCAATCAGTTATACGAGAAGTACGGAAAGGACAAGGTCGTGATAGTCAGAAAGCGTGTGGAGCCCGTTTTCATAACGGAGAAGGGCTACGTGGTGTGGGAGGGCTAA
- a CDS encoding ParB/RepB/Spo0J family partition protein produces MKKIRLVTHEEAWKRARRIKTEYEFIHGIRFDLERAVVPLAGLVPTQAELSETKLLVVLQEIKHGYDAPIIVIPYGGRYYIIDGHHRAFALRKLGFREVEAIVVKPTKEFLPGVVRTAEKRGLKSLEDVKIVRD; encoded by the coding sequence TTGAAAAAGATACGCCTGGTGACGCACGAGGAAGCTTGGAAGAGGGCGAGGAGGATAAAAACCGAGTACGAATTTATCCACGGCATCAGGTTTGATCTCGAGAGGGCCGTTGTTCCCCTCGCCGGCCTCGTCCCGACCCAGGCAGAGCTGAGCGAGACCAAGCTGCTGGTGGTTCTCCAGGAGATAAAGCACGGCTACGACGCTCCGATAATCGTCATCCCGTACGGGGGCAGGTACTACATCATAGACGGCCACCACAGGGCCTTTGCCCTCAGGAAGCTTGGATTCCGGGAAGTTGAGGCCATAGTGGTAAAACCCACGAAGGAATTCCTCCCCGGTGTTGTCAGAACGGCAGAAAAAAGGGGACTGAAAAGTCTCGAGGACGTAAAAATAGTGAGGGATTAG
- a CDS encoding class I SAM-dependent methyltransferase, whose translation MAEYFDRIAGRYDEWYRTETGRYVDRTEKWLVFSMLKSRGGRALDLGCGTGNYTLELRRRGFDVIGLDASEGMLAVARSKGLNCIKGDAYSLPFPDGSFDLVLSVTMFEFIHEPERVVAEINRVLKPGGEVLIGTMNGRSAWFLFKRLKSLFVETAYRYARFYTPRELEDLLRNAGFRDVQSAGVIFFPSFWPFHALAEALDKKLYDRCKGIAAFIAVRGVKP comes from the coding sequence ATGGCGGAGTACTTCGACAGGATAGCCGGCAGGTACGACGAGTGGTACAGGACGGAGACCGGCCGGTACGTTGACAGAACCGAGAAGTGGCTCGTATTCTCGATGCTGAAGTCCAGGGGAGGAAGGGCCCTCGACCTCGGCTGTGGCACGGGTAACTACACGCTCGAGCTGAGGAGGAGGGGCTTCGACGTCATCGGCCTGGACGCCAGCGAGGGTATGCTCGCGGTTGCCCGCTCCAAAGGCTTGAACTGTATCAAAGGCGACGCCTACAGCCTTCCCTTCCCGGACGGGAGCTTCGACCTCGTGCTGAGCGTCACTATGTTCGAGTTCATCCACGAGCCGGAGAGGGTCGTGGCGGAGATAAACCGCGTCCTGAAGCCGGGCGGGGAGGTTCTGATAGGCACGATGAACGGGAGGAGCGCCTGGTTTTTGTTCAAGCGATTGAAGAGCCTCTTCGTGGAGACCGCCTACAGGTACGCCCGCTTCTACACCCCCCGGGAGCTCGAGGACCTGCTAAGGAACGCCGGTTTTAGGGACGTCCAAAGCGCGGGGGTCATCTTCTTCCCCTCCTTCTGGCCCTTCCACGCTCTCGCCGAGGCCCTCGATAAAAAGCTCTACGACCGCTGCAAGGGCATTGCGGCCTTCATAGCGGTGAGGGGAGTGAAGCCTTGA
- a CDS encoding MTH1187 family thiamine-binding protein has translation MAVAELCLFPLGTESPSVGKYLEPVIEVIRASGLKYRVCPMGTVVEGSVDEILGLVRACHEAILKAGARRVVISLRIDDRTDKPLTIEGKVRV, from the coding sequence ATGGCGGTCGCGGAGTTATGCCTCTTCCCCCTCGGAACGGAGAGCCCGAGCGTCGGGAAGTACCTTGAACCGGTGATAGAGGTCATCAGGGCCAGCGGGCTCAAGTACAGGGTCTGCCCGATGGGGACCGTTGTTGAGGGCTCGGTGGACGAGATCCTCGGCCTCGTCAGGGCCTGCCACGAGGCCATCCTCAAAGCTGGGGCGAGGAGGGTCGTCATAAGCCTCAGGATAGACGACAGGACGGACAAGCCGCTGACGATAGAGGGCAAGGTGAGGGTGTGA
- a CDS encoding adenylate kinase has translation MNVLIFGPPGSGKSTHSRTITERYGLTYVSSGDMIRAEIERGSPLGREMERYLARGELIPDTVVNTLVISRLRRDRKNFIIDGYPRTAEQVLALENYLYDHGMKIDLAMEIFISKEESIERISGRRICPNCGAVYHIKYNPPKVPGKCDICGADLIQREDDRPEIVERRYDLYTKNMEPIIKFYRKQGLYVRVDGHGSISEVWERIRPLLDYIKNRESRSSGET, from the coding sequence ATGAACGTCCTCATCTTCGGACCTCCCGGGAGCGGAAAGTCCACCCACTCCAGGACGATAACCGAGCGCTACGGCCTGACCTACGTCTCCTCCGGCGACATGATACGCGCCGAGATCGAGCGTGGGAGTCCCCTCGGAAGGGAGATGGAGAGGTACCTCGCGAGGGGCGAGCTCATCCCCGACACCGTCGTCAACACCCTCGTGATATCGAGGCTCAGGCGCGACAGGAAGAACTTCATCATAGACGGCTATCCGAGGACGGCGGAGCAGGTTCTCGCGCTCGAGAACTACCTCTACGACCACGGAATGAAGATAGACCTCGCCATGGAGATATTCATCTCGAAGGAGGAGAGCATCGAGAGGATCTCCGGCAGGAGGATCTGCCCCAACTGCGGCGCGGTTTATCACATCAAGTACAACCCCCCGAAGGTCCCCGGAAAGTGCGATATCTGCGGTGCCGATTTAATCCAGAGGGAGGACGACAGGCCCGAGATAGTCGAGCGCAGGTACGATCTCTACACGAAGAACATGGAGCCCATAATAAAGTTCTACCGAAAGCAGGGTCTTTACGTGAGGGTGGACGGTCACGGGAGCATAAGCGAGGTCTGGGAAAGGATAAGGCCCCTCCTGGACTACATCAAAAACAGGGAGTCCCGTTCCAGCGGGGAGACGTGA
- a CDS encoding single- stranded DNA-binding family protein, with product MMLRTGFVRASGYAHKVRRVLFAVTRKKVDPKEVVRAAGELNQRIFEKLGELGVDKDDVIRVTVPFTIEEGTIRWDYEKLKIEVYRKSEERNLALAMEEVEERERELDERIKELEELALHLKKTSEEILEKLEELKQEHTSLKLRAEG from the coding sequence ATGATGCTGAGGACGGGCTTCGTCCGCGCCTCGGGCTACGCCCACAAGGTCAGACGCGTTCTATTCGCCGTTACGAGGAAGAAGGTGGATCCGAAGGAGGTCGTGAGGGCCGCCGGGGAGCTGAACCAGAGGATCTTCGAGAAACTGGGAGAGCTCGGCGTTGACAAGGACGACGTCATCAGGGTTACCGTGCCCTTCACCATCGAGGAGGGAACCATCAGGTGGGACTACGAAAAACTGAAGATCGAGGTCTACAGGAAGAGCGAGGAGAGGAACCTCGCGCTGGCGATGGAGGAGGTCGAGGAGCGCGAGAGGGAGCTGGACGAGCGGATAAAGGAACTTGAGGAACTCGCGCTGCACCTCAAGAAAACGAGCGAGGAGATACTCGAGAAGCTGGAGGAACTCAAGCAGGAGCACACCTCACTTAAGCTCAGGGCGGAGGGGTGA
- a CDS encoding Maf-like protein — MLVLASASPRRREILARFVDRFEVIPSHASEECNLKNPADYTLELAQRKAREVYSRAGGTVIGADTVVSVDGRILGKPRDREEAIGMLRLLSGRVHRVTTGYCIVHNGGEITGTVTTEVKFRELDGDIIRAYVETGEPMDKAGAYGIQGKGGLLVEWIRGDYYNVVGFPLEIVWKLRELGFEVLSR, encoded by the coding sequence ATGCTGGTGCTTGCGTCCGCCTCGCCGAGGAGGAGGGAGATACTCGCCCGTTTTGTGGACCGGTTTGAGGTCATCCCGAGCCATGCGAGCGAGGAGTGCAACCTTAAGAATCCAGCTGACTACACCCTCGAGCTGGCCCAGAGAAAGGCCCGCGAGGTTTACTCCCGCGCCGGCGGAACCGTCATCGGGGCCGACACCGTGGTAAGCGTGGACGGCCGCATCCTCGGAAAGCCGAGGGACAGGGAAGAGGCCATCGGGATGCTCAGGCTCCTCAGCGGGAGGGTTCATAGGGTTACGACCGGCTACTGCATCGTCCACAACGGCGGGGAGATAACCGGCACCGTGACCACCGAAGTCAAGTTCCGCGAGCTTGACGGGGATATTATACGGGCGTACGTGGAGACCGGCGAGCCGATGGACAAGGCGGGGGCCTACGGGATACAGGGGAAGGGCGGCCTCCTCGTCGAGTGGATCCGGGGGGACTACTACAACGTCGTCGGCTTTCCGTTGGAGATAGTGTGGAAGCTCAGGGAGCTCGGTTTTGAGGTTTTATCACGTTGA
- a CDS encoding PINc/VapC family ATPase gives MRVFVVDTSVIVDGRLTQFLAGLEEKVRVIVPEAVVAEIEHQANEGKAIGHVGLEELKKLREMANEGRIILEFYGGRPELWQIRRAKAGEIDHMVREIAGELGATLVTGDRVQRDVAVAKGIDVIYLTAKKEVKHRLEDFFDGTTMSVHLKAGLRPLAKKGKPGEWRLVPVGEEALTDKELEDIADDIVERAKRDPESFIELDEPGATVVQLRNYRIVIAKPPFADRIEITAVRPVKKLSMEDYDLSEKLLERLKDRAQGILIAGAPGEGKTTFAQALAEWYAGMGRIVKTMEKPRDLQVGEEITQYTALGGKMEKTGDILLLVRPDYTIFDEMRKTSDFKIYADLRLAGVGMVGVVHATKPIDAVQRFIGRVELGMIPQIVDTVIFIKAGRVAKVLTLEYLVKVPSGMREEDLARPVIEVRDFETGELEYEIYTYGEEVSVVPVKREEKAPALKLAEKRLKQEIKKFLPDVYTEVEIASPHKAIVYADEFDIPAIIGKKGKRITDLEKRIGISIDVKSFAEREAEKPKERLPVEVEEKKKTIVLRVPSDYAKTPLKFYGGEEYVFTATPSKKGLVKVSKSTPIGKELKRLLEAGIPIWATA, from the coding sequence ATGAGGGTATTCGTTGTGGATACGAGCGTGATAGTTGACGGAAGGCTCACCCAGTTCCTCGCGGGCCTCGAGGAGAAGGTCAGGGTCATCGTGCCCGAGGCGGTAGTGGCGGAGATAGAGCATCAGGCCAACGAGGGGAAGGCGATAGGCCACGTAGGGCTTGAAGAGCTCAAAAAACTCCGGGAGATGGCCAACGAAGGCAGGATAATCCTGGAGTTTTACGGTGGAAGACCGGAGCTCTGGCAGATAAGGCGGGCCAAGGCGGGAGAGATAGACCACATGGTCCGTGAGATAGCCGGGGAACTCGGTGCCACGCTGGTAACCGGCGACAGGGTGCAGAGGGACGTGGCCGTGGCCAAGGGCATCGACGTTATCTACCTGACCGCTAAGAAGGAGGTCAAGCACCGCCTCGAGGACTTCTTCGACGGGACGACTATGAGCGTCCACCTGAAGGCCGGCTTAAGGCCGCTGGCGAAGAAGGGGAAACCCGGGGAGTGGCGGCTCGTCCCGGTGGGGGAGGAGGCTCTAACGGACAAAGAACTCGAGGACATAGCGGACGACATAGTCGAGAGGGCGAAGCGCGACCCCGAGAGCTTCATAGAACTCGACGAGCCGGGTGCGACCGTCGTCCAGCTCAGAAACTACCGCATAGTCATAGCCAAACCGCCCTTTGCGGACAGGATAGAGATAACGGCCGTCAGACCCGTTAAAAAACTGAGCATGGAGGACTACGACCTCAGCGAGAAGCTGTTGGAGAGGCTCAAGGACAGGGCCCAGGGCATCCTCATAGCCGGCGCCCCCGGTGAGGGGAAGACGACCTTCGCCCAGGCGTTGGCCGAGTGGTACGCCGGCATGGGAAGGATCGTCAAGACGATGGAGAAGCCGCGCGACCTTCAGGTCGGCGAGGAGATAACCCAGTACACCGCCCTTGGCGGCAAGATGGAGAAGACGGGGGACATACTCCTCCTTGTGAGGCCGGACTACACGATATTCGACGAGATGAGGAAGACCAGCGACTTCAAGATATACGCCGACCTCCGCCTTGCGGGCGTTGGAATGGTCGGTGTAGTCCACGCCACGAAGCCCATCGACGCGGTTCAGCGCTTCATCGGCAGGGTAGAGCTCGGGATGATACCCCAGATAGTCGACACCGTCATATTCATCAAGGCCGGAAGGGTGGCCAAGGTTCTTACCCTCGAGTACCTCGTCAAGGTGCCCAGCGGCATGAGGGAGGAAGATCTGGCGAGGCCCGTCATAGAGGTGCGCGATTTCGAGACCGGCGAGCTGGAGTACGAGATTTACACCTACGGTGAGGAGGTAAGCGTCGTCCCCGTGAAGAGGGAGGAGAAGGCTCCGGCGCTTAAGCTCGCCGAGAAGAGGCTCAAACAGGAGATAAAGAAGTTCCTGCCGGACGTTTACACGGAGGTCGAGATAGCCAGCCCGCACAAGGCTATAGTCTACGCCGACGAGTTCGACATCCCGGCGATAATCGGCAAGAAGGGGAAGAGGATAACCGACCTCGAGAAGAGAATAGGGATAAGCATCGACGTCAAGAGCTTCGCCGAGCGGGAGGCCGAGAAACCGAAGGAGAGACTCCCGGTCGAGGTCGAGGAGAAGAAGAAGACGATAGTGCTGAGGGTCCCGTCCGACTACGCGAAGACCCCCCTGAAGTTCTACGGCGGGGAGGAGTACGTCTTCACGGCAACGCCGAGCAAGAAGGGCCTCGTCAAGGTGAGCAAGAGCACGCCCATCGGAAAGGAACTAAAGAGGCTCCTCGAGGCGGGAATACCCATCTGGGCGACCGCCTGA
- the minD gene encoding cell division ATPase MinD: MGRLISIASGKGGTGKTTTTANLSVALGKMGYRVCAVDADLTMANLSLVMGVDDAETTIHDVLAGRAEISDAVYATTYDNVYLVPAAIDWEHVIRADPRGLPGTIKGLKDKFDFVLIDCPAGLQMDAMNAMLSGEEVLLVTTPEIPCVTDTMKVGVVLKKAGLAILGFVFNRLGISEAEITPEVAEEVMEVPLLAVIPEDPVVREATLEGVPVVEYKPKSEGAKAFMELAERISKISGLKARVMQ; the protein is encoded by the coding sequence ATGGGTAGGCTCATCTCCATAGCAAGCGGCAAGGGTGGCACCGGAAAGACCACGACGACGGCCAACCTCTCGGTCGCCCTCGGAAAGATGGGCTATCGCGTCTGCGCCGTTGACGCCGACCTAACCATGGCCAACCTGAGCCTCGTCATGGGAGTAGACGACGCCGAGACGACCATACACGACGTCCTCGCGGGAAGGGCCGAGATCAGCGATGCGGTGTACGCCACCACCTACGATAACGTTTACCTCGTCCCAGCCGCCATAGACTGGGAACACGTGATAAGGGCGGATCCCAGGGGGCTCCCTGGAACGATAAAGGGGCTCAAGGATAAGTTCGACTTCGTTCTCATAGACTGCCCGGCCGGCCTTCAGATGGACGCCATGAACGCGATGCTGAGCGGGGAGGAGGTTCTCCTCGTTACGACCCCCGAGATCCCGTGCGTCACAGACACCATGAAGGTCGGCGTGGTCCTGAAAAAGGCGGGCCTGGCGATTCTGGGCTTCGTCTTCAATCGCCTTGGTATAAGCGAGGCAGAGATCACCCCCGAGGTGGCAGAGGAGGTCATGGAGGTACCCCTGCTGGCGGTTATCCCGGAGGATCCCGTGGTGAGGGAGGCCACCCTCGAGGGGGTTCCGGTGGTGGAGTACAAACCGAAATCGGAGGGTGCAAAGGCCTTCATGGAGCTCGCGGAGAGGATATCCAAGATATCAGGCCTCAAGGCAAGGGTGATGCAATGA
- a CDS encoding ATP/GTP-binding protein, producing the protein MIVAFVGTAGSGKTTLTAAFGRYLKENGHSVAYANLDTGVRKLPYRPDVDVRRDVTAWELMEEGYGPNGAIVESYDRLLPKVSAYLTEILKLEDERDYVLLDTPGQMETFLFHEFGVRLMENLPEPLTVYLFSPDILRKPEDFCFVRFFGLMIELRLGTTTVPAMSKVDTVERLEDYRKYLDDLDYLNSRLRLEPSMQGLLAHRMCSVLPELAPPTRILYVSARTGEGFDDLETLSYEHYCNCGDLT; encoded by the coding sequence ATGATAGTGGCCTTTGTGGGAACCGCCGGGAGCGGTAAGACGACCCTTACGGCGGCTTTTGGGAGGTACCTCAAGGAGAACGGCCACTCGGTTGCCTACGCAAACCTCGATACCGGCGTGAGGAAACTGCCGTACAGGCCGGACGTCGATGTCCGGAGGGACGTAACGGCGTGGGAGCTCATGGAGGAAGGTTACGGCCCCAACGGGGCGATAGTGGAGAGCTACGACCGCCTCCTCCCGAAGGTTTCCGCCTATCTCACCGAGATCCTGAAGTTGGAGGATGAGAGGGACTACGTTCTCCTCGACACGCCCGGCCAGATGGAGACGTTTCTCTTCCACGAGTTCGGTGTGAGGCTGATGGAGAACCTCCCCGAGCCGCTGACGGTCTACCTCTTCAGCCCGGATATCCTGAGGAAACCGGAGGATTTCTGCTTCGTCCGCTTCTTTGGTCTGATGATAGAACTGCGCCTCGGAACCACGACCGTTCCCGCCATGAGCAAGGTCGACACCGTGGAGAGGCTCGAGGACTACAGGAAATACCTCGACGATCTCGATTACCTGAACTCCCGGTTAAGGCTTGAGCCCTCGATGCAGGGCCTCCTCGCCCACAGAATGTGCTCGGTGCTCCCGGAGCTGGCACCGCCCACGAGGATCCTCTACGTCTCCGCCCGGACGGGGGAGGGCTTTGACGACCTCGAGACTCTAAGCTATGAGCACTACTGCAACTGCGGCGATTTGACCTGA
- the asnB gene encoding asparagine synthase (glutamine-hydrolyzing), protein MCLIAGGVGENLKEKFVRMILAGKHRGPDSFGVWTNEGIMKSDDFSRVDEIPEGNIGLLQCRLAMTGSPAYTQPFHNELTLAHNGEIYNYSHLRNYLEGKGVSFETDVDSEVILRLLEYLLEGGLNIWRAVRKAMTMLEGDYAVALSDGGRIYLFRDPVGVRPLYYSPRGFFASERKVLWAIGEEAVPVNPGELVVISRGGVEKRKVFTITELRKSLRPERARRALANVLTHAVKVRTGRRTGILFSGGLDSSIIALLASRYSDVTLYTAGAEGSPDLEWARKVSELLGLPLKERVFDVDDVRDAVPEVIFAIEEPNPMNLAIGLPLYFATGLAREDGCRLLLSGQGADELFGGYAKYLENPGLMERDLLELGERNLARDDKIAMLNSVEVRVPFLDLSVVSVALGTPLGSKIGEGVRKAILRKVAVDLGLPREIAERGKKAAQYGSRSQRLLERLAKAEGLSLSEYTQRVFNGVFKRG, encoded by the coding sequence ATGTGCCTGATAGCGGGAGGAGTCGGTGAGAACCTCAAAGAAAAGTTCGTGAGGATGATACTGGCCGGAAAACACCGGGGGCCGGACTCCTTTGGCGTGTGGACGAACGAGGGAATTATGAAATCGGACGACTTCTCGAGGGTTGATGAGATCCCCGAGGGGAACATCGGCCTCCTCCAGTGCAGGCTGGCGATGACCGGCTCTCCCGCCTACACCCAGCCCTTCCACAACGAACTAACCCTCGCCCACAACGGTGAGATCTACAATTATTCTCACCTCAGGAACTACCTCGAGGGAAAGGGGGTGTCCTTCGAGACCGACGTCGACAGCGAGGTTATCCTGAGGCTCCTTGAGTACCTCCTCGAGGGCGGGTTAAACATCTGGCGGGCCGTGAGAAAGGCCATGACGATGCTCGAGGGGGACTACGCGGTGGCCCTCAGCGACGGGGGGAGGATATACCTGTTCCGTGACCCCGTGGGCGTTAGGCCCCTCTACTACTCCCCCAGGGGTTTCTTTGCCTCCGAGAGGAAGGTCCTTTGGGCGATAGGGGAGGAAGCGGTTCCTGTTAACCCGGGAGAACTCGTCGTGATCTCGCGCGGGGGCGTTGAAAAGAGAAAGGTCTTCACGATCACGGAGCTGAGGAAAAGCCTGAGGCCGGAGAGGGCGAGGCGCGCCCTTGCGAACGTATTAACGCACGCGGTCAAGGTCAGGACTGGAAGGAGAACAGGCATCCTCTTCTCAGGGGGGCTGGACAGCTCCATCATTGCCCTCCTCGCCTCCCGCTACTCCGACGTTACCCTCTACACCGCGGGGGCCGAGGGCAGTCCCGACCTCGAGTGGGCGCGAAAGGTCAGTGAGCTCCTGGGACTTCCGCTCAAAGAGCGGGTCTTCGATGTGGACGACGTCCGCGACGCGGTTCCAGAGGTGATCTTCGCCATAGAGGAGCCCAATCCGATGAACCTCGCGATAGGGCTTCCCCTCTACTTCGCCACGGGACTTGCGAGGGAGGATGGATGCAGGCTACTCCTGAGCGGCCAGGGGGCCGATGAGCTCTTCGGGGGCTACGCGAAGTACCTTGAAAACCCCGGGTTGATGGAGAGGGACCTCCTCGAGCTCGGGGAGAGGAACCTCGCGAGGGACGACAAGATAGCCATGCTCAACTCGGTCGAGGTCAGGGTTCCGTTCCTCGACCTATCCGTGGTTTCCGTCGCGCTGGGAACGCCCCTTGGCTCGAAGATAGGGGAGGGCGTAAGAAAGGCCATCCTGCGGAAGGTCGCCGTTGACCTCGGACTGCCCAGGGAGATAGCGGAGCGCGGGAAGAAGGCCGCCCAGTACGGCAGTCGTTCCCAGAGGCTCCTCGAGAGGCTGGCCAAAGCCGAGGGCCTCAGCCTGAGTGAGTACACCCAACGGGTCTTCAACGGGGTCTTTAAACGCGGGTAA